From Candidatus Binatia bacterium, a single genomic window includes:
- a CDS encoding (2Fe-2S)-binding protein produces the protein MARISLKVNGKARTVETDPETPLLYVLRNDLKLNGPKFGCGLSQCGACNVIMDGKAIRSCVTAVKSATNRPVTTLEGLGSTKKLHPLQKAFIDEQALQCGYCINGMVMSAKALLDANPKPTDGQIKAALADNLCRCGAHTRILRAVKRASGQKV, from the coding sequence ATGGCGCGAATATCACTCAAAGTAAACGGTAAGGCGCGTACCGTCGAGACCGATCCGGAGACGCCGCTTCTCTACGTCCTAAGAAACGATCTCAAGCTTAACGGACCCAAATTCGGCTGCGGCCTGTCCCAGTGCGGCGCCTGCAACGTCATTATGGACGGCAAAGCGATCCGCTCCTGCGTGACGGCGGTCAAGAGCGCGACCAACCGGCCGGTGACCACGCTCGAAGGGCTCGGATCGACCAAGAAGCTTCATCCGCTGCAAAAAGCTTTTATCGACGAGCAGGCGCTTCAATGCGGTTACTGCATCAACGGCATGGTCATGAGCGCCAAGGCGTTGCTCGACGCAAACCCAAAGCCGACGGACGGCCAAATCAAGGCAGCGCTCGCCGACAATCTCTGCCGTTGCGGCGCGCACACGCGGATCCTGCGCGCGGTCAAACGCGCCTCGGGCCAGAAGGTTTGA